The following proteins come from a genomic window of Streptomyces sp. GS7:
- a CDS encoding GntR family transcriptional regulator, giving the protein MTRRHHQIAEALRRAITDGDLPVGSALPSETELAAAHGVSRGTVRQALAALLGEGLIGSRQGARHIVLSTAPSQSFTELRSFAQWARAGGHSPGGRVLESARGAADRAEAALLQLAPGAGVLRVLRLRTLDGAPVLLERTVYAGWIAEAVEALPADCESVTQALLDSHGLVFAHGEHHLDAVAAGTADARELRVRRGSPLLRVRRTTTTAEGRPVETSDDRYRPGAVVFTVRNSTQANPLARTPAG; this is encoded by the coding sequence TTGACCCGACGCCACCATCAGATCGCCGAGGCGCTGCGCCGGGCGATCACCGATGGCGACCTCCCCGTGGGCAGCGCGCTGCCCTCGGAGACCGAACTGGCCGCCGCCCACGGCGTCTCCCGCGGCACGGTCCGCCAGGCCCTGGCCGCGCTGCTCGGCGAGGGGCTGATCGGCTCCCGCCAGGGCGCCCGGCACATCGTGCTGAGCACCGCGCCGAGCCAGAGCTTCACCGAGCTGCGCAGCTTCGCCCAGTGGGCGCGGGCCGGCGGCCACTCCCCCGGCGGCCGTGTCCTGGAGTCGGCGCGCGGCGCCGCCGACCGCGCGGAGGCCGCGCTGCTCCAGCTGGCGCCCGGCGCCGGAGTGCTGCGGGTGTTGCGACTGCGCACGCTGGACGGCGCGCCCGTCCTGCTGGAGCGGACCGTCTACGCGGGCTGGATCGCCGAGGCGGTCGAGGCGCTGCCGGCCGACTGCGAGTCGGTCACCCAGGCGCTCCTCGACTCCCACGGCCTGGTCTTCGCCCACGGCGAGCACCATCTCGACGCGGTCGCCGCGGGCACCGCCGACGCCCGGGAGTTGCGGGTGCGACGGGGAAGCCCGCTGCTGCGGGTGCGCCGTACGACGACCACCGCGGAGGGCCGCCCGGTCGAGACGTCCGACGACCGCTACCGCCCCGGCGCGGTGGTCTTCACCGTGCGCAACTCCACCCAGGCCAACCCCCTGGCCCGCACTCCGGCCGGCTGA
- a CDS encoding HAD family hydrolase, translated as MPTPTPPARALPAALLCDMDGTLVDTEHQWLATVAGFLRDQGAPAGDEVVTSFAGAPVDDAAARLVRDHGIRIGLTRTATLLDRDFTARVAAGVAVQPGALRLLDRAEELGIPAALVTASERHVADLVLRTLGAHRFALSVTSGEAPRGKPHPDPYLVAAAGLGVDPARCLAVEDTPTGAAAALAAGCRLLAVPTVPGIVPGPRTAVVASLEDVELTDLPFPRAA; from the coding sequence ATGCCCACGCCCACTCCTCCCGCCCGCGCGCTGCCCGCCGCCCTGCTGTGCGACATGGACGGCACCCTCGTCGACACCGAGCACCAGTGGCTGGCGACGGTGGCCGGCTTCCTGCGCGACCAGGGCGCCCCGGCCGGTGACGAGGTGGTCACCTCGTTCGCCGGCGCGCCCGTCGACGACGCCGCCGCGCGCCTGGTGCGCGACCACGGCATCCGCATCGGCCTCACCCGGACGGCCACCCTCCTCGACCGGGACTTCACCGCCCGGGTCGCGGCCGGGGTCGCCGTCCAGCCGGGCGCGCTGCGGCTGCTGGACCGGGCCGAGGAGCTCGGCATACCGGCGGCCCTGGTCACCGCCTCGGAGCGGCATGTCGCCGATCTGGTGCTGCGCACCCTGGGGGCGCACCGCTTCGCGCTGTCGGTGACCTCCGGTGAGGCGCCGCGCGGCAAGCCGCACCCGGACCCGTATCTGGTCGCCGCGGCCGGTCTCGGCGTCGACCCGGCCCGCTGCCTGGCCGTCGAGGACACCCCCACCGGCGCCGCCGCCGCGCTGGCCGCGGGCTGCCGGCTGCTGGCGGTGCCGACGGTGCCGGGCATCGTCCCCGGCCCCCGTACCGCCGTGGTGGCGTCGCTGGAGGACGTGGAACTCACCGACCTGCCGTTCCCCCGGGCCGCCTGA
- a CDS encoding ABC transporter permease, which translates to MKPPRPARRRRALAACAAVLVAAPAAVTSKAATARSAADLGGMAGLVRAAKKEGRLNVYALAPDWANYGEMIRTFEDKYGIQVHNENPGGTSQLALGAADKRRGQDRAVDALDLGTLVEASRSLGASRLVTLWRVVLPNLRGAVVGGAVLSLAMVLGEYTVASVLGYRPFAVWMVEVGGQDAELAGAAAMLGLLLTWGLLLLLTTVAGGRARRAGKQRKNA; encoded by the coding sequence GTGAAGCCACCCCGACCGGCCCGCCGGCGCCGCGCGCTCGCCGCCTGCGCCGCCGTCCTCGTGGCCGCCCCGGCCGCCGTCACCAGCAAGGCGGCCACCGCCCGGTCGGCCGCGGACCTCGGCGGGATGGCCGGCCTCGTCAGGGCCGCCAAGAAGGAAGGCCGGCTCAACGTCTATGCCCTCGCTCCCGACTGGGCGAACTACGGCGAGATGATCCGGACCTTCGAGGACAAGTACGGCATCCAGGTCCACAACGAGAACCCCGGCGGCACCAGCCAGCTCGCCCTCGGCGCCGCCGACAAGCGCCGCGGCCAGGACCGCGCCGTCGACGCCCTCGACCTCGGCACCCTGGTCGAGGCGTCCCGCAGCCTGGGCGCCTCGCGGCTGGTGACGCTGTGGCGGGTGGTGCTGCCGAACCTGCGCGGCGCGGTGGTCGGCGGGGCCGTGCTCAGCCTGGCCATGGTGCTCGGCGAGTACACCGTCGCCTCCGTGCTCGGCTACCGGCCGTTCGCCGTCTGGATGGTCGAGGTCGGCGGCCAGGACGCGGAACTCGCCGGCGCCGCCGCCATGCTCGGCCTGCTCCTCACCTGGGGGCTGCTGCTCCTGCTCACCACCGTGGCCGGCGGCCGGGCCCGCCGAGCCGGCAAACAAAGGAAGAACGCATGA
- the murA gene encoding UDP-N-acetylglucosamine 1-carboxyvinyltransferase: MTVSTDDVLLVHGGTPLEGEIRVRGAKNLVPKAMVAALLGSGPSRLRNVPDIRDVRVVRGLLQLHGVTVRPGDEPGELVLDPSHVESANVADIDAHAGSSRIPILFCGPLLHRLGHAFIPGLGGCDIGGRPVDFHFDVLRQFGAKIEKRADGQYLEAPQRLRGCKIRLPYPSVGSTEQVLLTAVLAEGVTELSNAAVEPEIEDLICVLQKMGAIISMDTDRTIRITGVDKLDGYTHRALPDRLEAASWASAALATEGNIYVRGAHQRSMMTFLNTFRKVGGAFEIDDEGIRFWHPGGSLDAIALETDVHPGFQTDWQQPLVVALTQASGLSIVHETVYESRLGFTSALNQMGAHIQLYRECLGGSACRFGQRNFLHSAVVSGPTKLQGADLVIPDLRGGFSYLIAALAAQGTSRVHGIDLINRGYENFMEKLVELGAKVELPNGALRG, translated from the coding sequence ATGACCGTCTCTACTGACGACGTACTGCTTGTCCACGGCGGCACCCCGCTGGAGGGCGAGATCCGGGTTCGCGGCGCGAAGAACCTTGTGCCCAAGGCCATGGTCGCCGCGCTCCTCGGCAGCGGTCCCAGCCGGCTGCGCAACGTGCCCGACATCCGTGACGTACGGGTGGTGCGCGGACTGCTGCAGCTGCACGGCGTCACGGTGCGTCCCGGGGACGAGCCGGGCGAACTGGTCCTCGACCCGTCGCACGTGGAGAGCGCCAACGTCGCGGACATCGACGCGCACGCCGGCTCCTCGCGGATCCCGATCCTGTTCTGCGGCCCGCTGCTGCACCGCCTGGGCCACGCGTTCATCCCGGGCCTGGGCGGCTGCGACATCGGCGGCCGGCCGGTGGACTTCCACTTCGACGTGCTGCGCCAGTTCGGCGCGAAGATCGAGAAGCGCGCCGACGGGCAGTACCTGGAGGCCCCGCAGCGGCTGCGCGGCTGCAAGATCCGGCTGCCGTACCCGTCGGTCGGCTCGACCGAGCAGGTGCTGCTGACGGCCGTACTGGCCGAGGGCGTCACCGAGCTGTCGAACGCCGCCGTGGAGCCGGAGATCGAGGACCTCATCTGCGTCCTGCAGAAGATGGGCGCGATCATCTCCATGGACACCGACCGGACCATCCGGATCACCGGTGTCGACAAGCTCGACGGCTACACCCACCGCGCCCTCCCGGACCGCCTGGAGGCGGCCTCCTGGGCGTCCGCGGCGCTGGCCACCGAGGGCAACATCTACGTCCGCGGCGCGCACCAGCGGTCGATGATGACGTTCCTGAACACCTTCCGTAAGGTCGGCGGCGCCTTCGAGATCGACGACGAGGGCATCCGCTTCTGGCACCCGGGCGGCTCGCTCGACGCCATCGCCCTGGAGACCGACGTCCACCCCGGCTTCCAGACCGACTGGCAGCAGCCGCTGGTGGTCGCGCTGACCCAGGCGTCGGGCCTGTCGATCGTGCACGAGACGGTCTACGAGTCCCGGCTCGGCTTCACCTCCGCGCTCAACCAGATGGGCGCGCACATCCAGCTCTACCGCGAGTGCCTGGGCGGCTCCGCCTGCCGCTTCGGCCAGCGCAACTTCCTGCACTCCGCGGTCGTCTCCGGCCCCACCAAGCTGCAGGGCGCCGACCTGGTCATCCCCGACCTGCGCGGCGGCTTCTCGTACCTGATCGCGGCGCTGGCGGCGCAGGGCACCTCCCGGGTGCACGGCATCGACCTGATCAACCGCGGCTACGAGAACTTCATGGAGAAGCTCGTCGAACTGGGCGCGAAGGTCGAACTCCCCAACGGGGCGCTCCGGGGCTGA